The following are from one region of the Coffea eugenioides isolate CCC68of chromosome 2, Ceug_1.0, whole genome shotgun sequence genome:
- the LOC113761504 gene encoding synaptotagmin-1-like isoform X1: MGFLSTLLSLCGFGVGVSSGLVVGYFLFIYFQPTDVKDPVIRPLVEHDSESLQKLLPEIPLWVKNPDYDRVDWLNKFLEYMWPYLDKAICKTAKNTAKPIIAEQTAKYNIESVEFETLTLGSLPPTLQGMKVYLTDEKELIMEPSIKWAANPNITVVVKAYGLKATVQVVDFQVFAAPRITLKPLVPSFPCFAKIFVSLMEKPHVDFGLKLLGADLMSIPGLYRFVQDIIKDQVASMYLWPKTHEVQILDPTKAMQRPVGILHVKVLRAVKLRKKDLLGASDPYVKLKLTESKLPSKKTTVKHKNLNPEWNQEFTMVIKDLESQVLELSVYDWEQIGKHDKMGMNVVPMKELTPDEPKVLTLTLLKSMDPNDVSNDKERGQIMVELTYKPFKEDDLPKDFQESGTVQKAPEGTPPGGGVLVVIVHEAQDVEGKHHTNPYARIIFRGEERKTKHIKKNRDPRWEEEFLFMLDEPPVNDRLHAEVLSTSSRIGLLHPKESLGYVDISLSDVVSNKRINEKFHLIDSKNGRIQIELEWREAS; the protein is encoded by the exons ATGGGTTTCTTGAGTACTTTACTGAGTTTATGTGGATTTGGAGTTGGAGTTTCTTCTGGGCTTGTGGTTGGTTACTTCTTGTTCATCTACTTTCAACCCACTGATGTTAAG GATCCCGTTATTCGCCCATTGGTTGAGCATGACTCCGAAAGTCTGCAGAAATTGCTTCCTGAAATACCTCTTTGGGTCAAAAATCCAGATTATGATCGT GTTGACTGGCTGAACAAGTTTCTTGAGTATATGTGGCCTTATCTAGACAAG GCAATTTGCAAGACTGCAAAGAACACCGCAAAACCCATTATTGCTGAGCAAACCGCAAAGTACAATATTGAATCTGTTGAGTTTGAAACATTAACTCTTGGGTCACTTCCACCTACTTTGCAAG GTATGAAAGTCTATTTAACCGATGAAAAGGAGTTGATAAtggaaccatccatcaaatgGGCGGCTAATCCTAATATCACTGTTGTGGTCAAAGCATATGGGCTGAAAGCTACTGTTCAG GTAGTAGATTTCCAAGTTTTTGCTGCACCACGTATTACCTTGAAGCCTCTGGTTCCGAGCTTTCCATGCTTTGCCAAAATTTTTGTGTCACTCATGGAGAAG CCACACGTTGACTTTGGACTGAAGCTCTTAGGGGCTGATCTTATGTCAATCCCAGGGCTGTATAGGTTTGTCCAG GATATTATTAAAGATCAAGTAGCTAGCATGTATCTGTGGCCTAAGACCCATGAGGTTCAAATTCTGGATCCTACAAA AGCCATGCAGAGGCCTGTTGGAATTCTCCATGTGAAGGTTTTGAGGGCAGTAAAGCTGAGAAAGAAAGATCTATTGGGTGCATCTGATCCTTATGTAAAATTAAAGCTCACTGAGTCAAAACTTCCTTCCAAGAAGACAACTGTGAAGCATAAGAATTTAAACCCCGAATGGAATCAAGAATTCACTATGGTTATCAAAGATCTGGAATCACAGGTGCTTGAGCTTAGCGTGTATGATTGGGAGCAG ATTGGAAAACATGACAAGATGGGAATGAATGTAGTTCCTATGAAGGAACTTACTCCTGATGAGCCAAAGGTTTTGACGTTGACTCTATTGAAGAGCATGGATCCAAATGACGTTTCAAATGATAAGGAACGAGGGCAGATCATGGTGGAATTAACATACAAACCTTTCAAGGAGGATGATTTGCCAAAAGATTTTCAGGAATCAGGCACTGTGCAAAAGGCCCCAGAAGGAACACCACCTGGTGGAGGTGTTCTTGTGGTTATCGTCCATGAAGCCCAAGATGTAGAAGGAAAGCACCACACTAATCCATATGCACGGATTATATTCAGAGGGGAGGAAAGAAAAACTAAG CATATAAAGAAGAACAGAGATCCAAGGTGGGAGGAGGAGTTCCTGTTCATGTTAGATGAGCCTCCGGTGAATGACAGGCTTCATGCAGAAGTATTGAGCACTTCATCAAGGATAGGTCTATTGCACCCAAAG GAATCCTTGGGATATGTTGATATCAGCCTGTCGGATGTTGTTAGCAACAAAAGGATCAACGAGAAGTTCCATCTAATAGATTCCAAGAATGGGCGAATTCAAATTGAGCTGGAATGGAGGGAAGCATCTTAA
- the LOC113761504 gene encoding synaptotagmin-1-like isoform X2, whose amino-acid sequence MWPYLDKAICKTAKNTAKPIIAEQTAKYNIESVEFETLTLGSLPPTLQGMKVYLTDEKELIMEPSIKWAANPNITVVVKAYGLKATVQVVDFQVFAAPRITLKPLVPSFPCFAKIFVSLMEKPHVDFGLKLLGADLMSIPGLYRFVQDIIKDQVASMYLWPKTHEVQILDPTKAMQRPVGILHVKVLRAVKLRKKDLLGASDPYVKLKLTESKLPSKKTTVKHKNLNPEWNQEFTMVIKDLESQVLELSVYDWEQIGKHDKMGMNVVPMKELTPDEPKVLTLTLLKSMDPNDVSNDKERGQIMVELTYKPFKEDDLPKDFQESGTVQKAPEGTPPGGGVLVVIVHEAQDVEGKHHTNPYARIIFRGEERKTKHIKKNRDPRWEEEFLFMLDEPPVNDRLHAEVLSTSSRIGLLHPKESLGYVDISLSDVVSNKRINEKFHLIDSKNGRIQIELEWREAS is encoded by the exons ATGTGGCCTTATCTAGACAAG GCAATTTGCAAGACTGCAAAGAACACCGCAAAACCCATTATTGCTGAGCAAACCGCAAAGTACAATATTGAATCTGTTGAGTTTGAAACATTAACTCTTGGGTCACTTCCACCTACTTTGCAAG GTATGAAAGTCTATTTAACCGATGAAAAGGAGTTGATAAtggaaccatccatcaaatgGGCGGCTAATCCTAATATCACTGTTGTGGTCAAAGCATATGGGCTGAAAGCTACTGTTCAG GTAGTAGATTTCCAAGTTTTTGCTGCACCACGTATTACCTTGAAGCCTCTGGTTCCGAGCTTTCCATGCTTTGCCAAAATTTTTGTGTCACTCATGGAGAAG CCACACGTTGACTTTGGACTGAAGCTCTTAGGGGCTGATCTTATGTCAATCCCAGGGCTGTATAGGTTTGTCCAG GATATTATTAAAGATCAAGTAGCTAGCATGTATCTGTGGCCTAAGACCCATGAGGTTCAAATTCTGGATCCTACAAA AGCCATGCAGAGGCCTGTTGGAATTCTCCATGTGAAGGTTTTGAGGGCAGTAAAGCTGAGAAAGAAAGATCTATTGGGTGCATCTGATCCTTATGTAAAATTAAAGCTCACTGAGTCAAAACTTCCTTCCAAGAAGACAACTGTGAAGCATAAGAATTTAAACCCCGAATGGAATCAAGAATTCACTATGGTTATCAAAGATCTGGAATCACAGGTGCTTGAGCTTAGCGTGTATGATTGGGAGCAG ATTGGAAAACATGACAAGATGGGAATGAATGTAGTTCCTATGAAGGAACTTACTCCTGATGAGCCAAAGGTTTTGACGTTGACTCTATTGAAGAGCATGGATCCAAATGACGTTTCAAATGATAAGGAACGAGGGCAGATCATGGTGGAATTAACATACAAACCTTTCAAGGAGGATGATTTGCCAAAAGATTTTCAGGAATCAGGCACTGTGCAAAAGGCCCCAGAAGGAACACCACCTGGTGGAGGTGTTCTTGTGGTTATCGTCCATGAAGCCCAAGATGTAGAAGGAAAGCACCACACTAATCCATATGCACGGATTATATTCAGAGGGGAGGAAAGAAAAACTAAG CATATAAAGAAGAACAGAGATCCAAGGTGGGAGGAGGAGTTCCTGTTCATGTTAGATGAGCCTCCGGTGAATGACAGGCTTCATGCAGAAGTATTGAGCACTTCATCAAGGATAGGTCTATTGCACCCAAAG GAATCCTTGGGATATGTTGATATCAGCCTGTCGGATGTTGTTAGCAACAAAAGGATCAACGAGAAGTTCCATCTAATAGATTCCAAGAATGGGCGAATTCAAATTGAGCTGGAATGGAGGGAAGCATCTTAA
- the LOC113758152 gene encoding L-ascorbate peroxidase 3-like, with protein MAKALLKEIDNRDLRALISSKNCAPIMLRLAWHDAGTYDVNTKTGGPNGSIRNEEEYSHSANSGLRIALNFCEEVKSRHPKITYADLYQLAGVVAVEVTGGPTIDFVAGRKDSMISPKEGRLPDANKGVPHLRDVFYRMGLSDKDIVALSGGHTLGRAHPERSGFDGPWTKEPLKFDNSYFVELLKGESDGLLKLPTDIALLEDPEFRRLVELYAKDEDAFFRDYAVSHKKLSELGFTPHSSGSKATVKDSTILVQSAVGVAVAAAVVVLSYLYEVRKKIK; from the exons ATGGCGAAGGCGCTCCTGAAAGAAATCGACAATCGTGACCTTCGCGCTCTTATCTCCAGCAAGAACTGCGCTCCTATCATGCTTCGCCTGGC ATGGCACGATGCAGGAACTTATGATGTCAACACCAAAACTGGAGGTCCAAACGGTTCTATTCGGAACGAGGAAGAGTACTCTCACTCCGCTAATAGTGGCTTGAGAATTGCTCTCAATTTTTGTG AAGAAGTGAAGTCTCGGCATCCAAAGATTACTTATGCGGACCTTTACCAG CTTGCAGGTGTTGTTGCTGTTGAAGTTACTGGTGGCCCCACCATTGATTTTGTTGCTGGTAGAAAG GATTCAATGATTTCTCCAAAAGAGGGGAGACTGCCTGATGCTAATAAAG GTGTACCACATCTGAGGGATGTTTTCTATAGGATGGGTTTGTCTGACAAAGATATTGTGGCCCTGTCAGGTGGCCACACTCTG GGGAGGGCACATCCAGAGAGATCAGGATTTGATGGCCCATGGACCAAGGAGCCACTAAAATTTGATAATTCATATTTTGT GGAGCTGCTTAAAGGAGAAAGTGATGGGCTGCTAAAACTTCCAACAGATATAGCTCTTCTGGAAGATCCTGAATTTCGCCGTTTAGTTGAGCTTTATGCTAAG GATGAGGATGCCTTCTTCAGAGATTATGCTGTATCGCACAAGAAACTGTCTGAACTGGGTTTTACTCCACATTCCTCTGGCTCTAAGGCGACCGTGAAGGACAGCACCATATTGGTTCAAAGTGCTGTTGGAGTTGCTGTTGCTGCTGCAGTTGTGGTTCTCAGTTACTTGTATGAAGTCCGCAAAAAAATCAAGTAA
- the LOC113762253 gene encoding myb-related protein 308-like, whose protein sequence is MGRSPCCEKAHTNKGAWTKEEDDRLIAYIRAHGEGCWRSLPKAAGLLRCGKSCRLRWINYLRPDLKRGNFTEEEDELIIKLHGLLGNKWSLIAGRLPGRTDNEIKNYWNTHIRRKLLSRGIDPTTHRPISGGEQPSAAAAAASAPPPAAAAEVKTISFSSGGGVGATDNTNNNEVVQGKMMLLSCGSTSNSTSGGSKEEEKSPVGIGGGERCPDLNLELRISPPYQSQQQQYSDRQGFLMTGGVGRGNMSGATGPRRTTSGSSAVSLCFTCSLGIQNSKDCTCHNNSAAIGTSNLNIGGAYDFLGLKGSSVLDYRSLEMK, encoded by the exons ATGGGAAGGTCTCCTTGCTGTGAGAAAGCTCATACTAACAAAGGGGCCTGGACCAAAGAAGAAGATGATCGACTAATAGCTTATATTCGGGCACATGGGGAAGGCTGCTGGCGATCACTGCCCAAGGCTGCCGGACTTCTTCGCTGCGGCAAGAGTTGCCGCCTTCGATGGATCAATTACTTAAGGCCTGACCTCAAGCGTGGCAACTTcactgaagaagaagatgagCTCATTATTAAACTCCACGGTCTCCTTGGCAACAA GTGGTCTCTTATAGCTGGAAGATTGCCGGGGAGGACAGATAACGAGATAAAGAATTATTGGAATACCCACATCAGAAGGAAGCTTTTGAGCCGAGGTATAGATCCCACTACTCATCGCCCAATCAGCGGTGGCGAACAACCATCTGCTGCTGCTGCCGCCGCTTCTGCACCACcaccagcagcagcagcagaagTCAAAACTATTTCCTTTAGCAGTGGCGGCGGCGTTGGTGCAACAGATAATACTAATAACAATGAAGTTGTTCAGGGGAAGATGATGCTGCTGAGCTGCGGGAGTACTAGTAATAGTACGAGCGGAGGAAGCAAAGAGGAGGAGAAAAGCCCCGTTGGAATTGGAGGTGGGGAGCGCTGTCCTGATTTGAATCTTGAGCTCAGAATCAGCCCTCCTTACCAATCCCAACAGCAACAATATTCTGATCGTCAGGGCTTTCTGATGACCGGAGGAGTTGGCAGAGGAAACATGAGCGGCGCTACTGGCCCTCGTCGTACTACCAGTGGTAGTAGTGCAGTTTCTTTGTGTTTTACATGCAGCTTGGGAATACAAAACAGCAAAGACTGCACCTGCCATAATAATAGTGCTGCTATTGGCACCAGCAACCTTAACATTGGTGGTGCCTATGACTTTCTAGGTTTAAAGGGCAGCAGTGTTTTGGACTACAGAAGCTTGGAGATGAAGTAa